In Candidatus Nitrosotalea sinensis, one DNA window encodes the following:
- a CDS encoding pentapeptide repeat-containing protein produces ITVQDTTAPTITMTNINAKATGPSGAPVTFSATATDIVDGTDPVTCDHNSGDTYPLGSTTVSCSSTDHAGNTSHASFTITVAETTAPSITLPGTITQEATGPSGAPVTFSATATDIVDGTDPVTCTPASGSTFALGSTTVNCSSTDAHGNTASGSFHITVQDTTAPVLALPTPITATATSTAGAPVTFSATATDIVDGTDPVTCTPASGSTFALGTATVTCTTSDLHSNTSTGSFTVTVNPGPVSTVKISPPTATTIVGSTPIQFTATSQDQFGNIRTGDTLTWSVVSGGGSISSTGLYTPGTTADTATITATDGSVSGTATITLNPGQVTSVTVSPSTVTLTSTQTQQFTATSQDQFGNIRTGDTLTWSVVSGGGSISSTGLYTPGTTAGTTVIAATDNSISGSAIVTANNPNTIVQNQGGANLKGDNLQFLNLSNFNLSGDNLKGVTLQGSDLQGANLSGANLAGANLQNVNLAGANLSGANLQGVNLSGANLQGANLKGANLQGTNLQNDNLLGADLQGNNLQGANLSGANLQNANLSGANLQGANLQNANISGANLTGANVHKANLQGTITSGITPSTLSGCLNNSVCQ; encoded by the coding sequence ATATTACAGTTCAAGATACTACCGCACCAACTATAACAATGACCAATATCAACGCCAAAGCGACAGGCCCATCTGGTGCCCCTGTAACATTCTCTGCTACTGCAACTGACATTGTTGACGGTACAGACCCAGTAACATGCGACCACAATTCTGGCGATACTTATCCTCTAGGCTCAACTACTGTAAGCTGTTCATCAACTGATCATGCCGGAAATACATCACATGCATCATTTACAATTACAGTTGCAGAAACTACAGCACCATCAATTACATTGCCTGGTACAATAACACAAGAAGCAACAGGCCCATCTGGTGCCCCTGTAACATTCTCTGCTACTGCAACTGACATTGTTGACGGTACAGACCCAGTAACATGCACTCCAGCATCAGGCTCTACATTTGCACTTGGCTCAACTACAGTCAACTGTTCATCAACTGATGCACACGGAAACACTGCATCAGGCTCGTTCCATATTACAGTTCAAGATACTACAGCACCAGTACTTGCATTACCTACTCCAATTACGGCAACAGCAACTAGCACTGCTGGTGCCCCTGTAACATTCTCTGCTACTGCAACTGACATTGTTGACGGTACAGACCCAGTAACATGCACTCCGGCATCAGGCTCTACATTTGCACTTGGCACTGCAACTGTTACCTGCACTACAAGTGACTTACATAGCAATACATCAACTGGCTCATTTACAGTTACAGTCAACCCAGGACCAGTTTCCACCGTAAAAATATCCCCGCCTACTGCAACTACAATAGTTGGCTCAACTCCTATCCAGTTTACTGCAACATCACAAGATCAATTCGGTAACATAAGAACAGGTGATACTCTCACATGGTCTGTTGTTTCTGGAGGAGGTTCAATATCATCAACAGGACTATACACTCCTGGTACAACAGCTGATACTGCTACAATCACAGCAACAGATGGCTCTGTCTCTGGTACTGCTACTATAACACTCAACCCAGGACAAGTAACATCAGTTACAGTGTCTCCATCTACAGTTACTCTGACTTCGACACAGACGCAACAGTTTACTGCAACATCACAAGATCAATTCGGTAACATAAGAACAGGTGATACTCTCACATGGTCTGTTGTTTCTGGAGGAGGTTCAATATCATCAACAGGACTATACACTCCTGGTACAACAGCTGGCACAACTGTAATTGCAGCAACAGACAACTCTATCTCTGGCTCTGCAATTGTTACGGCTAATAATCCAAATACTATAGTACAAAATCAAGGTGGAGCTAATCTAAAGGGAGACAACCTCCAGTTCCTTAACCTATCTAACTTTAATCTATCAGGTGACAACCTCAAGGGAGTTACACTTCAAGGTTCAGACTTGCAGGGTGCTAATCTCTCAGGCGCAAACCTAGCTGGTGCAAACTTGCAAAACGTTAACCTTGCAGGTGCAAACCTTTCTGGTGCAAACTTGCAAGGAGTTAATCTCTCAGGTGCGAACCTACAAGGTGCAAATCTAAAGGGAGCCAACCTACAAGGAACAAATCTACAAAATGACAATCTCTTAGGAGCAGACCTACAAGGAAACAACTTGCAAGGTGCTAATCTCTCAGGTGCAAACCTACAAAACGCTAATCTCTCAGGTGCGAACCTACAAGGTGCAAATCTCCAAAATGCTAACATATCTGGAGCAAATCTAACAGGAGCCAATGTACATAAAGCAAATCTCCAAGGTACAATTACTAGTGGAATCACTCCATCTACTTTGTCAGGTTGCTTGAATAACTCCGTCTGTCAATAG
- a CDS encoding Lrp/AsnC family transcriptional regulator, translating to MLQAQLSKDIETTCVMINCESGSEGRIIDEIKEIAGVKEAVRTTGPYDILAIIESNTVESLKEIIENRIRKIPNVNATTTLVIASRF from the coding sequence ATGCTTCAAGCACAACTCAGTAAAGACATTGAAACCACATGTGTCATGATTAACTGTGAATCAGGCTCTGAAGGCAGAATAATTGATGAGATCAAGGAAATCGCTGGAGTTAAAGAAGCAGTAAGAACAACCGGTCCATACGACATACTTGCCATCATAGAATCAAACACTGTCGAATCTCTTAAAGAAATCATAGAAAACAGGATTCGCAAGATTCCAAACGTGAATGCAACCACAACACTTGTCATTGCATCAAGATTCTAG